DNA from Acidobacteriota bacterium:
CCCTGATTCGCTCGGGCGGGCCGACAAGGGAGATCTCGTCGGCGAAGTCGTCGGGGACGGCGGCGACGGCTTCCTCGCGCTTGCCGGTCATGAAGAGTTCCTGGATGCGGAAGGACTCTTCTTCCCAGCCCATGCGCGCCATCAGTTCGCGGTGGAAGTTGCGTTTCTTGGCGCCCATGCCGCCGACGTAGAGGGCGAGGGACTGCTTGATCGGCAGCAGGGCCTCGGTGAGGTCGTCATGGACGCGGAGGCGGGCGCCGTAGGGGACTTCGAAGCCGTCGCGCTTGCCGGCCAGGGACTCGGCATAGACCTCGGGTCGGTAAGGCGAGTAGTAGAGGGGCAGCCAGCCGCTGCAGAGTTCGGCGGCGAGAGCCACGTTCTTCGGACCCTCGGCGCCGAGGAAGACGGGTAAGTCGGAGCGGAGGGGGTGGACGATCGAGCGGAGCGGCTTGCCGAGTCCCCAGGAGCCTTCGCCGGTGTAGGGGAGCTGGTAGTGCTCGCTGTGCTGGGTCACGGGTTCCTCGCGCGCGAGAATCTTCTGGATGATCTCTATGTAGGCACGGGTGCGCGACAACGGTTTGCCGAAGGGCTGTCCGTACCAGCCCTCGACGACCTGGGGACCTGAGACACCGAGGCCGAGGATGACCCGGCCGTTGGAGAGGTGGTCGAGCGTCATCGCGTGCATCGCGGTGGCAGCCGGCGTGCGTGCGGAGATCTGCGCGATGCCGGTGCCGAGGCGGATCTTCGAGGTGTGGGCGCCGATCCAGGCCAGGGGCGTGAACACATCGGAGCCCCACGCCTCCGCGGTGAAGACGCAGTCGTAGCCGAGCGCCTCTGCTTCGATGGCGATGTCGAGGAAATCAGGACGGGGCCCCGCGCCCCAGTAGCCGAGTTGAAGTCCGAGTTTGAGTGCCATGCGGCGGAAGCTAGCAGGTGTGGAACTGGCCGCGACCGGGTTGATAGCTTGCGTCCGTGTCGCTGAAGGAGCAGTTCGACAGCCTGCGGCTCGAGGATCTGGAGGCCCGCACCGGGTTCAAGTGGAGTCGCTACACCGGGAACGGCAGCGGCATCCTGCCGGCGTGGGTCGCGGATATGGACTTTCCCGTGGCCGAGCCGATCCTGGATGTCGTTCGCGGACTCGTCGAGCGCTCCGATTTCGGCTACTGCGAGCCGCCGGAGATCGGCGATCTGCCGGAGATCTTCGGCCGTCGAATGCAGGAGCAGCTCGGCTGGACGGTGGAGCCGGAGCGGATCCGCTTTCTGGTCAACGCGCTCCAGGGCCTCGATCTCGCGGTCATGCTGGGCGCCGGTAAGGGTGAGGGGGTGGTGATTCAAACGCCGATCTACCCGCCCTTCCTCGAGGCGGTCTCCGGCACCGGCCGACGGCTGGTGGAGTCGCCGCTCCGGCGGGGGCCGGAACGGTTCGAGATGGACCTCGATCAGTTGCGGGCGACGATCGACAGGGACACCCGCCTGTTCATGCTTTGCAACCCGCACAACCCCAGCGGCCGCTCGTGGACGCGGAGCGAACTGGAGGCCGTGGCCGAACTGGCGATCGAACACGACCTGATCGTCCTGGCGGACGAGATCCACAACGAACTCGTGTTCCCCGGGCACGAGCACACGGTGTTCGAGACGCTCGGTCCCGAAGTCCAGGAGCGGACCGTCACGATTACGTCAGCGACGAAGTCGTTCAACCTCGCCGGGCTTGAGCTCGCTCTTCTCGTGTTCGGCAGCGAGAAGCTCAGGCAGCGCTTCGACGAACTGCCGCACTTCGTTCTCGCCCATCCCGGCATCCTCGGCGTCGAGGCGGCCCGGGCGGCCTGGAAGCACGGCGGTCCCTGGCTCGAGGAGACAGTCGCCTATCTCGACGCGAACCGCGCCTTTCTGACGGACTTCCTCGACCGGCGCCTGCCGGGCATCGTGCATGGTCCGCAGGAGGCGACCTACCTCTACTGGCTCGATTGCCGCGGGCTCGATCTGCCGATGGCGGCGTCCCGGTTCTTCCTGAAGCGGGCGAAGGTGGCGCTAAACGACGGTGCCGAGTTCGGCCCGCCGGGCTCGCCGCTCGGATTCGAGCGCTGTACGCGGCTCAACTTCGCCACCTCGCGGGCCCTCCTCGAGGAGATCGTGGAGCGGATGGCGGCCGCGGTGGAGAACGCCTGAGCGGGAGGCTTCTCGCCGCTGGTCTGCTCGCCGGGCTTCTGGCTCTGGGCGCGCCGGCGCCGGCTGCCGCGCAGTCCTCGGCGGAGGCGGGTGGGGCACTCCCGGACCTCGAGTGCCTGCGCCTGATGCGCCGGGCCCGAATCGCGGAGCTGACCTCGAGACCGGCTTCCGAGGTCGAGTGGCTCAGGCGAGCTCGAGCGGAGTGTAATGAGCCGACGGCCGCGCTGGTCGGCCTGCTTCGTGCCGACCGGCGGAGTCCGCTGCCCGAAGGAGAGGCGCAGGAGTACCGGCGGGAACTGGTCGCCGCCATCGACGACCCGGTCTCCGCGCCGCCGCCGGGCGTCCTGGAGTTCATCGCTCGCAGCGAGGAGGCGGACGAGACGGTGCTTCGGGCCGCTTTCGGCCTGGTCGAGCGCCGCCTTACGGACGGCGGTACGGACCGGGTGCGGTTGCTGCGCCTCAAGGCGCTGCTCGACCAGCGCCTGGGCCGGCCCGCGGCCGCGACGACGGCCCTCGTCGAGTTGCGAAGCCTCGAACCGGCAAGCGAGGAGATCTCCTGGGCGCTGTTGCGCCTGTTGATCCTCCAGCAGCGGTGGGACGCGGTCGCCGACCTGTTGGGCGAGATGGCGGAAGAGGGCGGCGCGTCCATTCGTTCGCTCTACGCGCGGGCCCTGGCCAGGGCCGGCCGCGTGGACGAGGCGAACAGACAGCTCGAACTGCTGGCGGAAGAGATCGATCCGAACGACGGTCTGGCGCTCAGCGACTACGCGGCCGACGTGCTGGCGGCAGCGTGGAATCTCCGGGATTCCGGCCGCTTCGCGGACGCGGGAGCGTTGTTCCGGCTAGCGGAGACGAGCGCCCCGGCACGGAGCTGGGCCAGGGTCGAGGCCCGGGCAGCGCTTGTCCACCTGTACGGCACGGCCGAGGAGCGGGCCGCCCACGAGCAGGTCGCGGCGAATCGCTGGCAGTACGTCACGGATCCCCAGTCGCTACTGAACGAAGGCGCCAACCAGTTGAGCGCCGGCAACTTCGACCAGGCCATCGAGCTGTTGAAGCGCGCCTCGGAGGAGTTGGGGCACTTCGAGGCAGTCTGGTACAACCTCGGCTTCGCGGCCTATCGGGCCGAGCGCTGGGAAGAAGCGTTTCAGGCTCTCGACCGGGCCGCCGAGCTGAACGATCAGCGTGCGGACAACTTCTTCTTCAGCGGTCTGGCGTTGATCGAACTCGAGCGCTGGGACGAGGCGCTTCCGCGGCTCCTGCGGACGGTCGAACTCGATCCGGAGCGGCGGCTCGCCCACTACAACCTGTGGGTGTGCTACCGCGTGCTCGGCCGTGCGGCGGAGGCGGCTCGCCACCAGGCCGCGTACGACGCGCTGGGCGGGCGGTAGCGGATTTACAGCCCTCGGACGTAGCGCTCGAACTCGGCCTGGATCTCCGCCGGCGTGGTTTGGAACACCGCTTCGAGGGCGTCCCGGCTGGGGTAGCCCTCGGCCAGGTAGAGCAGCATCCTGGCGAAGGACTGCGCGTCTTCCCAGTCTTCCCGGCCATGCTGCAGGAAGTGAGTCAGGAGCCATGAGAAGCCGTAGTAGTGCTGCGCTCGCTCGCCGTAGAACGTGTCGGCGGTGGCTTCCATCAGCTCGGCGATCCCCGGCGCCTCCCCTTTCCGCAGCGCGGCTTGGGCTTCTCCGAGGTTCCAGGTCGTCAGGCTCTGCAACCGCATGGGCCCCCCGCCGGCGTGCGAGATCACGTACCGTCCGCGATCGACCGCGCCCGGAATGAGCGTGCCCCGCTCGATCTTCGAGTTTCCGAAGTACTCGGCCATGCCCTCCTCGGCCCATCGCGGCAGGTCCGACCCGGGCCCCGTCAGGTAGGTG
Protein-coding regions in this window:
- a CDS encoding LLM class F420-dependent oxidoreductase, whose amino-acid sequence is MALKLGLQLGYWGAGPRPDFLDIAIEAEALGYDCVFTAEAWGSDVFTPLAWIGAHTSKIRLGTGIAQISARTPAATAMHAMTLDHLSNGRVILGLGVSGPQVVEGWYGQPFGKPLSRTRAYIEIIQKILAREEPVTQHSEHYQLPYTGEGSWGLGKPLRSIVHPLRSDLPVFLGAEGPKNVALAAELCSGWLPLYYSPYRPEVYAESLAGKRDGFEVPYGARLRVHDDLTEALLPIKQSLALYVGGMGAKKRNFHRELMARMGWEEESFRIQELFMTGKREEAVAAVPDDFADEISLVGPPERIRDRLQAFEDCDVTTLMVGAASKHELRQAAEIVLG
- a CDS encoding tetratricopeptide repeat protein; the encoded protein is MRRARIAELTSRPASEVEWLRRARAECNEPTAALVGLLRADRRSPLPEGEAQEYRRELVAAIDDPVSAPPPGVLEFIARSEEADETVLRAAFGLVERRLTDGGTDRVRLLRLKALLDQRLGRPAAATTALVELRSLEPASEEISWALLRLLILQQRWDAVADLLGEMAEEGGASIRSLYARALARAGRVDEANRQLELLAEEIDPNDGLALSDYAADVLAAAWNLRDSGRFADAGALFRLAETSAPARSWARVEARAALVHLYGTAEERAAHEQVAANRWQYVTDPQSLLNEGANQLSAGNFDQAIELLKRASEELGHFEAVWYNLGFAAYRAERWEEAFQALDRAAELNDQRADNFFFSGLALIELERWDEALPRLLRTVELDPERRLAHYNLWVCYRVLGRAAEAARHQAAYDALGGR
- a CDS encoding aminotransferase class I/II-fold pyridoxal phosphate-dependent enzyme, whose translation is MSLKEQFDSLRLEDLEARTGFKWSRYTGNGSGILPAWVADMDFPVAEPILDVVRGLVERSDFGYCEPPEIGDLPEIFGRRMQEQLGWTVEPERIRFLVNALQGLDLAVMLGAGKGEGVVIQTPIYPPFLEAVSGTGRRLVESPLRRGPERFEMDLDQLRATIDRDTRLFMLCNPHNPSGRSWTRSELEAVAELAIEHDLIVLADEIHNELVFPGHEHTVFETLGPEVQERTVTITSATKSFNLAGLELALLVFGSEKLRQRFDELPHFVLAHPGILGVEAARAAWKHGGPWLEETVAYLDANRAFLTDFLDRRLPGIVHGPQEATYLYWLDCRGLDLPMAASRFFLKRAKVALNDGAEFGPPGSPLGFERCTRLNFATSRALLEEIVERMAAAVENA